The stretch of DNA CCTAACATATATCCTTTTAAGTGCTTAATTGGTTGCACCAAACGAGTTGTCTACACAaatccatgaaaaataaatgGACAAAACGATTTGTGATTCCGCGTTTTGGTTACGAAGCTCgcgataatatatatatatatatatatatatatatatatatatatatatatatatatatatatatatttcgtgTATGCATTTTGCATAATGTGCCACGTGTCCATAACGTGAAGGGAAAGCAGCGCAGTCAAAGGGAGGCACACGTGTCTGGTGGCAAGTCTCCGTTAGAAGCGACACGTGAGATGTCTTCAGGTATTTCGGGTAATGTACAGCTATCCTTGTAGTTTTAGATCAGCCTAAATTTAGCAGTGATAATAATTAGCAATTTTGTACACGTGATATTtgtgtgtttaatttttttttttataattatcgaaAAATTAAAGTGAAATTTAACAAATTATCGAGAGTATAAAGTATTATTTGAATAgttgtaattaaaaaaaataaacacataagtttttgttgacattaaaaataaaaataaaaacaaaaagtaTAACATAAAGATAAAATTAGAAGAGCAAAAAAAGACAAATACATCATTTTGTCTTTATTATAGAGATTTTTAATGATaattgatactcacgggaaatttagggtccgctcccagcaagtgtcactaatccAGACGCGGGTTTGGaaattaccctgagcctgaaataacaaagaagatagttaagagggggccaggagggtgtcctggcgtagcccctccgacgctcaagtcagtgactgaggatatatggggggagcagctaagggtgctgctgaaaacaaccTTCCATTCCTAAGcatacgctcaaacctggtatttataggagaatacctgggcttGTCATGGGCCAGTCACCTGTGGGCCTTAGAGATGGGCCGGGAGTTTGGGCCAGATCTTGATGGGTTTATCCctggggtatcaccagtctccccctcccgagtcgaactgaatcgtagGTTCAAAGTTCGATTAATTGCATTGTTCTCGGTCTACCGGGTGCGAGTTgtgcattttcttccagtcgtTCGTCACTGCCGCACGCTCGCCCCTCGTCGCCCCTCGTCGAGTCGCAATGCCGCGCATGCCCAGACGCCTTCCCGCTCGCTGCTTGCCACGCTGCACGCTCGCCCATGCCGAGCGCCCTACACATCCACCTGCCGAGCTCGCCCCGACGCCATCACGCTCGCCGCCTGCCTCGCGCTCGCCCCTGTCTCCTCGCCATCCCCTCGCCACGCTCGCCCCTGCCTCGTCGCCCCCCTGCCCAGCGTCTCGTCCAAGCCACCAGCTCGCCCGTCCTCGTCCAGCACCTCGCCCAAGCCACCAGCTCGCCCAAGCCATGCCCAGCGTCTTGCCCAAGCCACTAGCTCGCCCGTCCTCGTCCAGCACCTCACCCAAGCCATGCCCAGCATCTCGCCCAAGCCACCAGCTCGCCCGTCCTCGTCCAGCACCTCGCCCAAGCCAGTAGCTCGCCCGTCCTCGTCCAGCACCTCGCCCAAGCCACTGGCTCGCCCAAGCCATGCCCAGCATCTCGCCCACCACCTCGGCACGCTCGCCCAGCCCCGTGCCACGCTCGCCCCACATCGTTCTCGCCCGTAGCCCCTTCTCGCCTCGCCTTACGCCATCACTCACCTCGCCCTCGCCCTCGCCCTCCCCCCAATACCTCGCCCAACACCTCGGCACGCTCGCCCAGCCCCGTGCCACGCTCGCCCCACATCGTTCTCGCCCATAGCCCCTTCTCGCCTCGCCTTATGCCATCACTCACCTCGCCCTCGCCCCAGCACCTCGCCCAACACCTCGGCACGCTCGCCCAGCCCCGTGCCACGCTCGCCCCACATCGTTCTCGCCCATAGCCCCTTCTCGCCTCGCCTTATGCCATCACTCACCTCGCCCTCGCCCCAGCACCTCGCCCAACACCTCGGCACGCTCGCCCAGCCCCGTGCCACGCTCGCCCAGTGATgagaattttgatatattcccTTGCGAAGGGTTGTGTGATCCCCGTAAACTCTGCTCCCCAACATCTTTCGTTATCAACtaaccaaaaaaaatatttttcctcccaaactctgctcctctgctaggcgatgccttagcaggaaaattgaattctcctcctccactctgctcctctgctaggcgacgccatagcaggaaaataacaattcaccacctccaccctctaactcctctgctaagccgggtcttagcaggaaaaatcaaACTATTGCCTCATCATCTCATAAGTCCTCTGCTAAGctgggccttagcaggaaaaataaaattcaatgcgtccaccctctaactcctcggctaggcgatgccttagcaggaaaataaaattcaacgcgcccaccctctaactcctcggctaggcgatgccttagcaggaaaataaaatcaacaccttcaccctctaactcctctgctaagtcgggccttagcaggaaaataaaaattcaacacctccatcctctaactcctctgctaggccgggccctagcaggaaaatagaaattcaacacctccactcgctaactcctctgctaggtgatactttagcaggaaaatagaaattcaacacctccaccctctaactcctctgctaagccgggccttagcaggaaagtaaaaattcaacacctccactcgctaactcctctgctaggtgataccttagcaggaaaatagaaattcaacacctccaccctctaactcctctgctaagccgggccttagcaggaaagtaaaaattcaacttctccatctaactcctctgctaggtgattctttagcaggaaaataaaatcaacacatccaccctctaactcctctgctaagccgggccttagcaggaaaaataaaaattcaaccgcccccaccctctaactcctctgctaggtgacaccttagcaggaaaataaagagtCCACCTCGtcatcctctaactcctctgccaggcgacgccttagcaggaaaatacaTATTCTCCACCATCACCCTcaaactcctctgctaggcgacaccttagcaggaaaataaaatttttctccttcactcttctcctctaccaggcgatgccttagtaggaaaataaaatttctctcctgccctctgctcctctaccaggcgatgccttagtaggaaaataaaatttttctactTCCCTCTCGTAATACAACAACATTCATGAACTGAAAAGAGGAAcctgattttattgaatatcaaCTGATAACGTAAGACAAATTCAGGAACGAAATACATCAAAAATGAAGTAAAGATATTCTCTAAGGTGGTAAGCGTTCTCAGGCCTCTTTTAGAGCTTTACCCAGAGTTtccatcagtagcaccccccgagatcatatgaatcatcTTGACCTCGACCTTCCCCTCTCTGCTCCCCGACCCTCTGATTTATCCATGGAGGGCCTTGACCACGTCTAGGAGACGAGCGAGACCTCTGTCGACTCCTGGATGAGGATCCTTCTCGTCTATCCCGCGAAGGCAATCTAGCACTGCTCTTAACCCTTCGCGACTTCTCCCAGCTCTCCTCGGGCTCCCTCACCTCCGTCACCTCGTCACGACTCCTATCCAGAGGAACATGTGATGAGAATTGTCTTCTGTCCCTAGCTTTAATCTCATCTCTTTCCCCTGCGCCCCTCTTCCTTCCTCCTCTCTCCGCTCCCTCAACTCCACTCCTCTCAGGTCGCTGCTCCATTCTCTTATGCCGCTGGGCATCTTCAAGATTTATATATTTCTCAGCTCGAGCCAACAGATCATCATAGCTCGACGGAGGCTTCTTGACCAGCGACTTGAAAAACTCCCCTCCTCTAAGTCCCTGGGTAAAGGCGCTTATCATGATGTCAGGAGTGACCGCTGGTATTTCCAACGCTACGCTGTTGAAGCGCTGGACAAACTCCCGTAAAGTTTCACCCTCTTGCTGTTTCATTACAAACAAACTCAAGTAGTTTTTTTGGTGCCTTTTGCTACTAGCGAATCGGTGCAAGAAAGCAGCTGAGAAATCCTCAAAAGAGCGTATGGAGTTGGGCGGCAAGGAATTAAACCATTGTTGGGCTGACCTCATCAAAGTGCCCAGAAACACTCTGCACTTGACTCCATCTGAATACTGATGCAACAGAGCTGTATTCTCAAATctccccaagtgttcctcagggTCTGTATGTCCGTCATACTCTCCAACGTTTGATTGTCGGAAATTCGGAGGGAGCCCTTCCTCCAAGATGGCTAGTGAAAAAGGGCTTCCTCTCTTGGGTACCGGCGCCCTGCTTCCCACCTGCTCCCTCAATCTCTGTATCTCCTTCCACATCTCCCCCATCTCACTAATTTCTCCACTCTGAGGTGGTTGCGTCTCTTCAACCCTGCTCTGGTGGACTTCAACATTTTCCTCACGCTCCTGACGATGGGCCCGTTCCCCAGCACTCATAGACTCTTGGTTCCTCCTCATGGCCTCATCTACTGTACGGGCGATGAATTGACCCAACTGTTCCAAGGTCAAGTTTCCCACGTTCTCATTAGGACGGGTTTGCTCAACCCTCGTCTCGTGACGGGGCTGCTCAGTTCTtgtctcttgacgaggttgttccTGCCTCGCCTCAACATGAGACGGTTCGGGTCCCCTCTGAGGACGCGATGACGCTGAGTTAACTCTTCTGCTTCCTCTCTTGcctaccatctctacgtctcaactcagattgttcccacagacggcgccaagtgatactcacgggaaatttagggtccgctcccagcaagtgtcactaatccAGACGCGGGTTTGGaaattaccctgagcctgaaataacaaagaagatagttaagagggggccaggagggtgtcctggcgtagcccctccgacgctcaagtcagtgactgaggatatatggggggagcagctaagggtgctgctgaaaacaaccTTCCATTCCTAAGcatacgctcaaacctggtatttataggagaatacctgggcttGTCATGGGCCAGTCACCTGTGGGCCTTAGAGATGGGCCGGGAGTTTGGGCCAGATCTTGATGGGTTTATCCCTGGGgtatcaataataataataaattattttggcACTGATAacagttattattattattattatgtttatTTAAAATGGATAGCAACGCAGGTACTGCTAGGCAAACCTCTAGGTTGTACTTGGGGATGATTTTGATTGAAGAAGATATTTGATTTAAGGAAGAACATGGGAGATGTATTTTAATTGATATTAATTTGTGTGTATTTGAAATATTACAATTTGATATATAATGAATTTGGATTTTTATCGAATTTTGTTGATGAAACAAGTCAAAAGATTTGAAGTGATTTTGTTTTAGAAATATCAATTGGTATAGATAAATTTATAAGATAGACTTTGTCTTTTCTATGAGTTGTTCGCTGGGTCCATCAATTTGCTTTCCCTGAGTTTGGATACAAAAAGCTTTATTGTAAAAAATCTTTGTATCAATCAACTATTTGAAGGAAATTCTCCACGAATGAGACAgtgatatatttaaatataacgaTTATAGTTAAAGAAAAACTTTATTGTTTACGGATAAATCGAAACTAGGAAATTATTTTCAGCTGTGAAGGTTCAAATGACGGGTTAACTTCTTCTCCGATCCGGTTACGTTTGTTTTCCCCAAGTCATTAGCCGCAACAATCGCTTAACGAAATTGGATTTCCTATCCCAATTGAATTGAGGTCCAACGATGGATCTAAATTTAATAAGATAACGAGTAATTTAATGTGGTGTAAATCTataattttaagaaaatattagtTAAATAAGTATTACGTAGCCTGGGATCAAATGAAAATAATTCTTAAGTTTCAAGAATACAACCGACAAACACTTCATCCCATGACAAATATACAAGCAAAATCATGCGGATGTGCAACAAGAAATTTGGACTTGTATTAATGTTTCGGACATGAACTTCACTAACCTTGATCCAGCATAAAACTAGTTAATCATCCGACACCCAAGgaccttaaaattaaaaacaaCTCCATGTAAAAATTATGGGGACACTTTCTCACCGTTCCAAATATTATACAATCAACAACAATATAAGAAATACGTACAAGATAAATTTACTGCCCGCAGCTGAGGCATCTTAACAGATGGATAACCTTGAAATTTGTTCCTACACGACCCAATTAATCCAGGATTATGGTTACATATCTCAtagtttcgagggatggcacaGAGATCAAGCTTGGTGCCAAAACGTGAACTATTCAGTGctttttatttcattaatgtTCACGTCTGTGTTACCTGAGTTCTCGTCTTCCCCATTCCTTCCATCATCTAGCAATTGAGTCGGAGGCTCTAATTCTTTCTTGAATTCATCGGCCTCTTTCGCGGTTAGGAAGCTTGGTTGATTAGTTGAAGAGAGAAGCCTCGCCCACATCCGGTCAGTAATGACAACATTGTTTTGCCTTTCATTAACACGCTGCATCCAAACAGTTTTTGGTTATGTTCATACGATATCGAATCCAGAACAAATAATTCATGTTAGTCATACTAAGGCGGCCAAAGATATGAATGTTACTCCATGTTCTAGAACGATTCACATAAACTAGAACAGAACATAAAAATAGAAATTGTAAAAAGCACAAATTAAACAGTAACCAAAAACTTCTGAACAAAACTGACTTTTTGTTCACATTTTCTTGTATCATCATATTTTCCTGTCCAACTTTTTTACCACTCCCGAAAGCAACTTTTTCCTGAACAAAACTGACTTTTTGAACAAAACTGCACAATTTACTAATTGAATTAATTTGTAAAAATAGATAAAAACTCACATTGAAAGGAATGTATGTATGCCGGCCATTGACAAGCCCACTAGTGAAGCCAGTGTACCCTGCCATTGCTCCATGAACAGCACTTTGAGCAAGAAGGGTGCAATACACGTTGTCGGATGCGTTGCTAGGAATGGCACGTATCATGTAAGTTGGATCTGGCACCAGATAGTTAAGTTAGTTGCCAATAATGGCAAGAAACTGgataaaataatttcataaTGAGTGTACTGACCAATGTACTTAAGAGTGATTGGAATTTTACGCAGCAGCGAAAAATGTTCCTGTTACAGATGAGACAACCATTCAAATCATCAACATAACTCTGTTTTTGAAACATATTTTTTCCAAACGACATTGTCAAGATAACGCATATAATTGTAATAAAGAACAGCCTGATGAGGGTCTACCTTTATCTTTTGGGAAATCCACAACCCAACATCTTGAAGTAGCTTATTCCCTGAAGCATCTTGTTCATTTTTTGTTGTAAGAAGCTCCTGTCCTGCTCCTTCAGCTATAACAATGACCATATGTCCATTTTCTTTGAGCCTTTTCTCGATGTATTCAAAAAGTCCACCTTTTCCTTCAAGATAAAAGGGTGATTCCGGAATCAAACAGCAGTCAACATCCCGGCTAGCCAGAGTTGCATACATTGCGATAAATCCTGCACCATGAATCCCAATAAGcatagaagaaaacaacaattatgCACACATAAAAAAAAGTTAAATTGCAACAGTAATTGTAAAGCTTAAAGAGGATGTAGCTCATGCTTTATTATGTCTCCACACCACAAAAGGGTGGAGAATGAAGTCATTCAAATAATAATGGCTCATTTATTGCTGATGACTAGATATTGAAGTGCACAAACCCATCTTACCACAATAGCGACCCATTAGTTTCACTACACCAATTCCATTTTCTGCGCTCTCAGCTTCAACATGTGCAGCATTTATGGCACGTTGTGCTTCCTCTACAGCGGTATCAAAACCAAATGACCTGTCGATAACCTGATAACAGAAGCCAACACTCGACTGAATCTTTCCAGAATGAAAAGCAATACGTTCTGTGCACAAAGAATGCTATAAATCAAAAGGCTCCACAAACTCTCAAATAGCAGTGAAAGTGAGTAATCTCAGAAGATATGGACCATTTATTAACCAGAAAATTTATAAGAGCCAGTTTTACTGGATATAGTACTATGATTGGCCTTAAAAAACACAGATTTTGCATCTTGGGTTAAGAAAAGCTGAATGTTCAAAGTTAAAAATCTGAAGCATTCCACGTGAAGCGCCATCTGGTGTTTGTTTTGAGTTAATAACATGTGAGGAACCATTGGAAGAAGTTGTCCAACAAATAATAACTGAAAAGTGATACCGGAATATCATTGTCGATTGTTTTGGGTATCCCAGCAACAGCAACCTTCAGGCCTCGCTTCCTGATTTCCtacgaaaaaaatatatatatctcatAGTCAGCTCACTCCCCATGAACAAGTATAATCCTTCAACATCAAGCACGTACCACAGAAAATAATAATGCAAATAAActtatttttgtgaaaaaaatCGAACCAGACATCTAATTTCATCAATAAAGCCCATAACAGGAAAATTTACCCTCAATTATGAGGATAGGGGTCAATATCACAATCAGGACAAAATTGCTACCCATTATCTCATAAAAAATTCAACCGaaggaaaagaaaataaaaaaaacatatgatGCAATAAAATGCAATGGATTCTGTTAAGATGTAAGAATGCACACTGGCAACAAAAGAGactaatatattaaaatatgaaataattaagtcacaatgtcacacaaaacaacaaataattaataagttcataataataagtaacacgattaaaaattttCAATCATCCAAATCAAGTTCATCTTCTTCCATCGAATTATCAGAGTCCCTATAACTTTCGGACTTGTATTCTTCTTGATCTTCACCACTTTCTTGATCgacatcaatttcttcttcctcttcatCCAAAAGATGTGAAATTGGCCTTTTTCTGGTTGTTTTGGATGTAGACGCCCTTACCTCGTTTGAAGAAGACGAAGCACGAGATCTAAAACCATAAATcggttcaccaaccccagaCGCTCGGGGTTGGTGAACCGATTTAGTTACCTTTTCAAGGCTTCACGTGAAAtaagtaaataaaaaaaatcattgaaataaaatattaaaacataaTAAGATATTAAAGACAGTGGCATCCCTGGTTTGTGTAGTCTGTTATTGTagtgtttttttttatgtagTTATTGTAGTGTTATTATTGTGGTAAAGGCGGTCCAAtggtttgatatgattgatAACGTGTCCCACTGTCCCTTCCCTTTAGCTATGGTTTCATGGATTTAAAACATGTGTAGAACTGTAGCTTTATCTAATAATAACATGTGGCATTGTGGCTTTTGTCTGTTCCTCTTGCTATGTATAATGAGTGTACTTCATACCTCCACAGGTCAAATATGTCGGTCTAATTTAAGTTATTGAACagtaaaaattcaaatatcagtaaaatatattttttaaatttcatttttgtatgaattatatatttttttgtttgatggattttatatatttaaacatGAAATTTATGTAAATTACTTcagtaaataaaaataaaaagatgtGCTTGCATGATATAAAATTTGTGAGAGTAGcttaaaaaagtaaaaataaataaataagatatTGAAAAGATGACAACATCAAGAAACGATACCTGAGCTTCTTCAATAAAATAGTTATTGGCCGCCCTTCTCTCATTCACACTCACGTTGTTGGCTTCTGTGTCTCACACTGCTCTTGTCGGCTGTcgcttttatttaatttgtgaaTGGGCTGATAGGGTTTGGGTTTGGGGTTGGATTGGGCTTTCTAAATTTTAAGTTGCTCTTAAAAAAAACAGAGAAGCTGTTactgaatttataaaaaaaggAGCAATCTCAGGCGCGCCTAAGGCGCGCCCGAGAACCCTTCTAAGGGGAGCCCAGGCGCTCGCCTGGGCTCGCCTTTGTAAATCGTTGTGCCTGGGACAGCCCCAGGCGCAACACTCACGCCTGGTAGCGCCTCTCGCCTTGAGGCGAGAGGCGCTCGCCTTTGACAACTATGTAACAAACAGATGCTCTAAAAAAGCCAATTAATGGTGCTCTTCAGAGAGATGCTTGATGAATGCAATAAGGCATTTTTAAGCCAATTGTAAGGAGCATACTCGATAGATAATGATACCTCATAGATTACAGATGCTCCTTTCTGGGTGCCATCTCCTCCAATTATATAAACCTGACCAGTAAAACTGTTCATCAGAAACAAAGTGCAGTTCATTATAAGCCAAAACACTAGATAATTCTTATAATATTAAGTAACAGAACCAAAGTGCAGTTCATTATAAGCCAAAAGACTAGATAATTCTTATAATATTAAGTAACACACTTGCCTGGTTAATACCACGGTCCTGAATACTGTCAACAATCTTAATGGTATCATGACCACCTCGAGATGTTCCCAAGATTGTCCCACCACGCTTATGTATGTCGTTCACAACCTTCGGTGTCAAATTAATCGTGTTCTTTGCATAAAAACCCCTATATCCTCCCTAAGGAAATTTgcacaaaaataacaaaattaaatatcttcattatgataaaaaaaaacacacgTTAATGATAAACTGATCTTATGAGATTCAAAAGTCACAACAGCAATCAAAACAATGTTTTGAAGGGGAAAACAGTGAACAATAGAGCTATTATCATGATCTAAGCGTCTAAGCGGTGAAAGACAATGCTGAACCTTCTAAAATAGATATCATCACgatcaaaataataattattcaacttaCATCAATTCCAAGAACTTTTTCGACCCCATACATATA from Primulina eburnea isolate SZY01 chromosome 6, ASM2296580v1, whole genome shotgun sequence encodes:
- the LOC140834385 gene encoding ATP-dependent 6-phosphofructokinase 6-like, which translates into the protein MGSEKNFQMKVVTGEFGYVLQDVPHFTDYISDLPTYPNPLRSNPAYSVVKQYFVDMDDTVPQKVVVHKDTPRGIHFRRAGPREKVYFSSDEVHACIVTCGGLCPGLNTVIREIVHSLDYMYGVEKVLGIDGGYRGFYAKNTINLTPKVVNDIHKRGGTILGTSRGGHDTIKIVDSIQDRGINQVYIIGGDGTQKGASVIYEEIRKRGLKVAVAGIPKTIDNDIPVIDRSFGFDTAVEEAQRAINAAHVEAESAENGIGVVKLMGRYCGFIAMYATLASRDVDCCLIPESPFYLEGKGGLFEYIEKRLKENGHMVIVIAEGAGQELLTTKNEQDASGNKLLQDVGLWISQKIKEHFSLLRKIPITLKYIDPTYMIRAIPSNASDNVYCTLLAQSAVHGAMAGYTGFTSGLVNGRHTYIPFNRVNERQNNVVITDRMWARLLSSTNQPSFLTAKEADEFKKELEPPTQLLDDGRNGEDENSGTNFKVIHLLRCLSCGQ